Proteins from one Planctomycetota bacterium genomic window:
- the amrS gene encoding AmmeMemoRadiSam system radical SAM enzyme, with protein MTEPISRREFFKSLAKLGIGMAVLPPALKALFDFHENLWAQTSSFKEAEYYTKLDGGKVQCTLCPNMHILKDGGIQVCNTRINKKGTLYTLAYNNPCVLNIDPIEKGPFFHIRPGTNTVALGVGGCNLRCLYCQNWNMAMERPDRLDNLDMPKEKILDAAKDKECKTIVFTFTEPSVYPEYVKEVTAYTAEKKILNLVCTSGFINTQPLKDICKNVQGFTVTLKAFNDKFYQKICGQTLKPVLNTMETIKFEKRWLEIVNLVVPGYNDDMKVIKEMCEWIKKTLGEDTPIHFGRFVPQYKLKDLPPTPLQTIDDARKIGQDAGLKYVYTFNVAPHDGNNTYCPKCKKLVIERLAFKILKNETKKGKCPCGYQLPGIWE; from the coding sequence ATGACAGAGCCAATTTCAAGACGGGAGTTTTTCAAAAGCCTTGCCAAACTCGGCATAGGCATGGCTGTTTTGCCGCCTGCTTTGAAGGCGTTGTTTGATTTTCATGAGAACCTCTGGGCCCAAACGTCTTCGTTTAAAGAAGCTGAATATTATACAAAACTGGACGGAGGAAAAGTCCAATGCACCTTATGCCCTAACATGCATATCCTAAAGGACGGCGGAATACAGGTATGCAATACACGGATAAATAAAAAAGGCACTCTATATACGCTGGCGTATAATAATCCGTGCGTCTTGAATATAGACCCGATAGAAAAAGGGCCTTTCTTCCATATCCGTCCCGGTACCAATACCGTGGCGCTCGGTGTGGGCGGATGCAATCTAAGATGCCTTTATTGCCAGAATTGGAATATGGCAATGGAACGTCCGGACCGTCTGGATAATCTTGATATGCCAAAGGAGAAAATACTGGATGCGGCTAAGGATAAAGAATGCAAAACAATCGTTTTTACTTTTACCGAACCATCAGTTTATCCGGAATACGTCAAGGAAGTCACCGCCTATACTGCCGAAAAGAAAATCCTTAATCTCGTCTGCACTTCCGGCTTTATCAATACCCAGCCTTTGAAAGATATTTGCAAGAATGTTCAGGGTTTCACCGTTACGCTCAAGGCATTCAATGATAAATTCTACCAAAAGATTTGCGGGCAGACCCTGAAGCCGGTGCTTAATACCATGGAAACCATAAAGTTCGAGAAGCGCTGGCTGGAAATAGTGAATTTGGTCGTTCCCGGCTACAACGATGACATGAAGGTAATAAAAGAGATGTGCGAATGGATAAAAAAGACGCTCGGTGAAGATACGCCCATCCATTTCGGCAGGTTTGTCCCGCAATACAAGCTGAAAGACCTTCCGCCGACTCCTTTACAAACCATAGACGATGCGCGTAAAATTGGGCAGGATGCCGGTTTAAAATATGTCTACACGTTCAATGTTGCCCCGCATGACGGCAATAACACTTATTGCCCTAAATGCAAAAAGCTGGTGATTGAACGCCTGGCATTCAAGATTCTTAAGAATGAAACAAAGAAGGGCAAGTGCCCGTGCGGTTACCAATTACCCGGCATCTGGGAATAA